In one Cyprinus carpio isolate SPL01 chromosome B2, ASM1834038v1, whole genome shotgun sequence genomic region, the following are encoded:
- the LOC109058463 gene encoding protein patched homolog 1 produces the protein MASDPRDPGPAGGVFGDLPPSYTRSPPPVNSDLLRRPSYCHAAFALKQISKGKAVGQKAPLWIRARFQAFLFSLGCHIQRHCGKVLFIGLLVFGALSVGLRVAAIETDIEKLWVEGGSRVSKELRYTKEKQGEESVFTSQMLIQTPKQEGNNILTQEALLLHLEAALSASKVQVSLYGKSWDLNKICFKSGVPIIENVMIERMIDKLFPCMIVTPLDCFWEGSKLQGGSAYLPGMPDIQWMNLDPLKLMEELSQFTSLEGFREMLDKAQVGHAYMNRPCLDPNDTDCPHSAPNKDPRQVPDIAAELQGGCHGFSKKFMHWQEELILGERAKDSQNALQSAEALQTMFLLMSPKQLYEHFKDDYEIHDINWNEDKATAILESWQRKFVEVVHWSIPQNSSSNVYAFSTTTLNDIMKSFSDVSVIRVAGGYLLMLAYACVTMLRWDCAKSQGAVGLAGVLLVALSVAAGLGLCSLLGLSFNAATTQVLPFLALGIGVDDMFLLAHSFTETRYNIPFKERTGDCLRRTGTSVALTSINNMIAFFMAALVPIPALRAFSLQAAIVVVFNFAMVLLIFPAILSLDLHRREDKRLDILCCFYSPCSSRVIQIQPQELSDANDNHQHAPATPTYTGSTITTSTHITTTVQAFTQCDAAGQHIVTILPPTSQISTSPPSMVLSTPTPTADPYGSQLFTTSSSTRDLLAQVEEPEEGRECVPLPFFRWNLSNFAREKYAPLLLKPETKTVVIVVFVALLSLSLYGTTMVHDGLYLTDIVPRDTKEYDFITAQFKYFSFYNMYLVTMDGFDYARSQRQLLQLHNAFNSVKYVVKDSNHKLPRMWLHYFQDWLKGLQATFDADWEAGRITYDSYRNGTEDGALAYKLLIQTGSKKEPFNYSQLTSRRLVDEDGLIPPEVFYIYLTVWVSNDPLGYAASQANFYPHPREWIHDKYDTTGENLRIPAAEPLEFAQFPFYLNGLRQASDFIEAIESVRTVCEEFMRQGIQNYPNGYPFLFWEQYIGLRHWFLLSISVVLACTFLVCAILLLNPWTAGIIVFILAMMTVELFGIMGLIGIKLSAIPVVILIASVGIGVEFTVHIALGFLTAIGDRNTRSAVAMEHMFAPVIDGAISTLLGVLMLAGSEFDFIMRYFFAVLAILTLLGILNGLVLLPVLLSLMGPPAEVVPANNGNHLQSPSPEPMPPPMNHHGYYAGHIPKGPRQAFSETSDSEYYSETTTTSGIGEEEYKYCDRSAYITSPAQPPTSHILLEASKNPSFPKLTVVKPFNENGSKGQNSESKQNAVNSVSSQITRWDNKHEYQGQRQQHLPSDRTHCPRRTTQCGPGPQPGRGQQQNRTTAPAHSPGALQHPNNAITMVTATASVTVAVHPSLPGSYQGYMDKGFEDNESDSFDDSKRTSQTYGKATHYKRDSLELQDLESTEKNHHQANQALGDARIQAAKDC, from the exons gtgGCAGTCGGGTGAGCAAGGAGCTACGCTACACAAAAGAGAAGCAGGGAGAGGAGTCAGTGTTCACCTCACAGATGCTCATACAGACACCCAAACAGGAAGGAAACAATATTCTTACCCAGGAGGCTTTGCTGCTCCACCTGGAGGCTGCTCTGTCAGCCAGCAAAGTTCAAGTGTCTCTTTATGGAAA ATCTTGGGATCTTAATAAAATTTGCTTCAAATCCGGAGTCCCAATTATAGAAAATGTCATGATTGAGAGG ATGATTGACAAGCTTTTCCCCTGTATGATCGTGACTCCTTTGGACTGCTTTTGGGAAGGCTCTAAGTTGCAGGGAGGCTCTGCCTATTTACC GGGCATGCCTGACATTCAGTGGATGAATCTGGACCCCCTCAAGCTAATGGAGGAGTTGAGTCAGTTTACATCTCTAGAGGGTTTCCGAGAGATGCTAGATAAGGCTCAGGTGGGCCACGCCTATATGAACCGCCCCTGCTTGGATCCCAATGACACAGATTGCCCTCACAGTGCCCCTAATAAGGACCCACGGCAG GTCCCCGACATTGCTGCTGAACTTCAGGGCGGTTGCCATGGTTTCTCCAAGAAGTTCATGCACTGGCAGGAGGAGTTGATCCTGGGTGAAAGAGCAAAGGATTCCCAGAATGCCTTGCAGAG TGCGGAGGCTCTTCAGACCATGTTCCTCCTCATGAGTCCCAAACAGCTCTATGAGCACTTTAAAGACGACTATGAGATCCATGACATCAACTGGAATGAGGATAAGGCCACTGCCATCTTGGAGTCCTGGCAGAGGAAATTCGTTGAG GTTGTCCATTGGAGCATTCCTCAGAACTCTTCCTCCAACGTTTATGCCTTCTCTACCACTACACTTAATGACATCATGAAGTCCTTCTCCGATGTCAGCGTAATCAGGGTGGCAGGTGGTTATCTGCTCATG CTGGCATACGCATGCGTGACCATGCTGCGCTGGGACTGTGCTAAGTCTCAGGGTGCTGTAGGGCTGGCCGGAGTGCTTCTAGTTGCTCTGTCTGTGGCTGCAGGACTTGGTCTGTGCTCGCTGCTGGGGCTGTCCTTCAATGCCGCCACCACACAG GTGCTGCCATTCCTGGCCCTCGGCATTGGAGTTGATGACATGTTTTTGCTGGCTCATTCCTTCACTGAGACCAGATACAACATCCCGTTCAAG GAGAGGACAGGCGACTGCCTAAGAAGAACTGGTACCAGTGTGGCTCTCACCTCAATCAATAACATGATTGCTTTTTTCATGGCTGCCCTAGTGCCTATTCCTGCTCTCCGGGCTTTCTCACTTCAG GCGGCTATTGTGGTTGTCTTTAACTTTGCCATGGTTCTGCTGATCTTCCCTGCCATTCTGAGCTTGGACCTGCACAGGCGAGAGGACAAAAGACTGGACATCCTGTGCTGTTTCTACAG CCCCTGTTCATCTCGGGTGATCCAGATCCAGCCTCAGGAGCTCTCAGACGCTAACGACAACCACCAGCATGCTCCGGCCACCCCCACCTACACTGGCTCCACTATAACCACCAGCACCCACATCACCACCACTGTGCAGGCATTCACCCagtgtgatgcagctggtcagcataTTGTCACCATTCTACCACCCACTTCCCAGATCTCCACCAGTCCTCCATCCATGGTCCTATCCACACCCACTCCAACCGCTGACCCTTATGGCTCCCAGCTGTTCACCACCTCCAGCTCCACCCGAGACCTTCTAGCCCAGGTGGAGGAGCCTGAAGAGGGCCGTGAGTGTGTGCCTTTGCCCTTCTTTCGCTGGAATCTGTCAAACTTTGCACGGGAAAAGTATGCCCCTCTGTTGTTAAAGCCCGAAACTAAGACTGTGGTGATCGTCGTTTTTGTGGCTCTTCTGAGCCTCAGCCTCTATGGTACCACAATGGTTCATGATGGACTCTACTTGACTGATATTGTCCCCAGAGACACAAAGGAGTATGACTTTATCACTGCCCAGTTTAAATACTTCTCCTTCTATAACATGTACCTGGTTACCATGGATGGCTTTGACTATGCCCGTTCTCAGAGACAGCTTCTTCAGCTTCACAATGCCTTCAACTCTGTAAAATATGTAGTTAAGGACAGCAatcacaaacttcccagaatgtGGCTGCACTACTTCCAGGACTGGCTCAAAG GTCTGCAGGCGACATTTGATGCTGATTGGGAAGCTGGCAGAATCACCTATGACAGCTATCGCAACGGCACAGAGGATGGAGCGCTGGCCTACAAGCTCCTCATACAAACTGGCTCTAAAAAAGAACCTTTTAACTACAGCCAG CTCACTTCCCGTCGCCTGGTGGACGAGGATGGTCTCATTCCACCAGAGGTTTTTTACATCTACCTAACAGTATGGGTCAGTAATGATCCATTAGGCTACGCTGCCTCTCAAGCCAACTTTTACCCCCATCCTCGGGAGTGGATCCATGATAAGTACGACACCACTGGGGAGAACCTTCGCA TCCCTGCGGCAGAGCCTCTAGAGTTCGCTCAGTTTCCTTTCTATCTAAATGGCCTCAGACAAGCCTCAGACTTCATTGAAGCCATTGAGAGTGTGCGCACAGTCTGCGAGGAATTTATGCGTCAGGGAATCCAGAACTATCCCAACGGCTACCCCTTTTTGTTCTGGGAACAGTACATTGGTCTGCGCCACTGGTTCTTGCTGTCCATCAGCGTAGTCCTTGCCTGCACCTTCCTGGTGTGCGCCATCCTCCTGCTCAACCCCTGGACTGCAGGCATCATT GTTTTTATTTTGGCCATGATGACTGTGGAACTTTTTGGCATCATGGGCCTAATTGGTATCAAACTGAGCGCCATTCCCGTCGTCATTCTTATAGCCTCCGTTGGTATTGGAGTGGAGTTTACTGTGCACATTGCACTG GGTTTCCTGACTGCCATTGGGGACAGGAACACTCGTTCAGCCGTAGCTATGGAGCATATGTTCGCTCCTGTGATTGACGGCGCCATCTCTACTCTGCTGGGAGTGCTTATGCTTGCCGGCTCGGAGTTTGACTTCATCATGAG ATACTTCTTTGCAGTTTTGGCCATACTGACATTGTTGGGGATCCTTAATGGTTTGGTACTTCTTCCAGTACTGCTTTCCCTAATGGGCCCCCCAGCTGAGGTCGTACCTGCTAACAATGGCAATCATTTGCAAAGTCCCTCTCCTGAACCCATGCCTCCTCCTATGAACCACCATGGATATTATGCTGGGCACATCCCCAAGGGACCACGTCAGGCGTTCTCCGAGACCTCTGATTCTGAATACTATTCTGAAACGACAACCACATCTGGAATCGGCGAGGAGGAGTACAAGTACTGTGACAGGAGTGCATACATCACATCTCCAGCTCAACCACCAACCTCTCATATCCTGCTTGAAGCCAGCAAGAACCCCAGCTTCCCAAAGCTCACA GTGGTGAAACCTTTTAACGAAAATGGCTCTAAAGGACAGAACAGCGAGTCCAAGCAGAATGCAGTCAACTCGGTCAGTTCACAGATCACACGGTGGGACAACAAACATGAGTACCAAGGACAGAGGCAACAACATTTACCTAGCGACAGGACCCACTGTCCTCGTAGGACTACTCAGTGTGGCCCAGGGCCACAACCAGGAAGAGGGCAGCAGCAAAACAGGACTACAGCCCCAGCCCACAGCCCTGGGGCATTGCAGCACCCTAACAATGCAATCACCATGGTTACAGCAACAGCCTCTGTGACAGTGGCAGTGCACCCCAGTTTGCCGGGGTCGTACCAGGGTTACATGGACAAGGGGTTTGAGGATAACGAGTCAGACTCTTTTGACGACTCTAAGAGGACTTCTCAAACGTATGGGAAGGCTACACATTATAAGAGGGACTCTTTGGAACTTCAGGATCTGGAATCCACAGAAAAAAACCACCATCAAGCTAACCAGGCGCTAG GTGATGCACGGATCCAAGCAGCCAAAGATTGCTAG